A region of Ochotona princeps isolate mOchPri1 chromosome 2, mOchPri1.hap1, whole genome shotgun sequence DNA encodes the following proteins:
- the LOC101517005 gene encoding cornifin-B yields the protein MSSQQQKQPCTVPSQLQQHQVKQPCQPPPQEPCAPQTKEPCHPKVPEPCHPKVPEPCHPKVPEPCHPKVPEPCPSAITPAPAQQKTKQK from the exons ATGAGttcccagcagcagaagcagccctGCACTGTACCCTCTCAGCTGCAGCAGCACCAGGTGAAACAACCTTGCCAGCCTCCACCCCAGGAACCATGTGCCCCCCAAACTAAGGAGCCCTGCCATCCCAAG GTACCTGAGCCATGCCACCCCAAGGTGCCTGAGCCATGCCACCCCAAGGTGCCTGAGCCATGCCACCCCAAGGTGCCTGAGCCCTGTCCTTCAGCCATCACTCCAGCACCAGCTCAACAGAAGACAAAGCAGAAGTAA